The following coding sequences are from one Pigmentibacter sp. JX0631 window:
- a CDS encoding sugar dehydrogenase complex small subunit, translating into MKELKKKKFMKNFVKNFPTSLDEIETRLIMESESDIELFKKFMKISEKLTADLQLDAELGKKYLEHFILANKQNRRKILELHTYLQNQIPETRKDLKKLSKEILISWYTGIVKVNGISRLVTYSGSHTWTKLKGIKPHGICGGRFGYWSRRQKIS; encoded by the coding sequence ATGAAAGAATTGAAAAAAAAGAAATTTATGAAAAATTTTGTGAAGAATTTTCCGACCTCTCTAGACGAAATTGAGACCAGGCTAATCATGGAGTCAGAAAGTGATATTGAATTGTTCAAAAAATTTATGAAAATATCGGAAAAATTAACTGCTGATTTACAATTAGATGCAGAACTTGGAAAAAAATATTTAGAGCATTTTATTTTAGCGAATAAACAAAATAGAAGAAAAATCCTTGAGCTACATACTTATCTTCAAAATCAAATACCTGAGACAAGAAAAGATTTAAAAAAACTATCAAAAGAAATTCTCATCAGTTGGTACACAGGCATAGTCAAAGTAAACGGTATAAGTAGATTAGTTACTTACTCAGGTTCGCATACTTGGACGAAGTTAAAAGGTATAAAACCGCATGGTATTTGTGGAGGACGTTTTGGATATTGGTCAAGAAGGCAAAAAATTAGTTAG
- the cheB gene encoding chemotaxis-specific protein-glutamate methyltransferase CheB produces the protein MAINVLIVDDSPTVCAMLSQMLTTAGFHVAGIGKSAEEGLELAGKLKPDVITLDIEMPGKSGLQALPLFQKTCDAAIIMCSTLTNQAASATLQSLEKGAFDYIPKTEIGKSFTPEMLKERVNNAYAYVTQKRKGENTYKQSVPIASLPHQNVKAIVLGVSTGGPAALHKLFSALPVMPVPIVVVQHMPAAFVASLAERIAQQTKHKTSVAKEDYTLSPGEICFAPGDKHVLVKKMGARIFCGLSEEPKNLLHKPSADVLFQSAAEVMGKELLAIILTGMGRDGADGGKTVRTRGGMVLAESKSSCVVYGMPKAAIEARTANFEFDLQDMAAAINKIVTGKLIS, from the coding sequence ATGGCTATTAATGTTCTTATTGTTGATGATTCACCTACAGTTTGTGCAATGCTTTCGCAAATGTTAACAACTGCTGGGTTTCATGTTGCTGGAATAGGAAAATCTGCTGAAGAAGGATTAGAATTAGCAGGTAAATTAAAACCGGACGTGATTACTCTTGATATAGAAATGCCTGGGAAATCTGGATTGCAAGCACTCCCTTTATTTCAAAAAACATGTGATGCAGCAATTATCATGTGCTCAACTTTAACAAATCAAGCCGCTTCAGCTACTCTTCAGTCATTAGAAAAAGGCGCATTTGACTACATTCCTAAAACAGAAATTGGGAAATCTTTTACCCCAGAAATGTTAAAGGAAAGAGTTAACAATGCTTACGCCTATGTTACTCAAAAACGAAAAGGTGAAAACACATATAAGCAAAGTGTACCAATTGCTTCTTTACCACATCAAAACGTTAAAGCTATTGTTTTAGGCGTATCTACTGGCGGACCAGCTGCTTTACATAAATTGTTTAGTGCTTTACCAGTTATGCCTGTACCAATAGTGGTTGTACAACATATGCCGGCAGCTTTCGTAGCTTCTTTGGCAGAACGTATAGCGCAACAAACTAAACATAAAACTTCTGTTGCAAAAGAAGATTATACTTTAAGTCCAGGCGAAATTTGTTTTGCACCTGGAGATAAACATGTGCTGGTAAAAAAGATGGGGGCAAGAATTTTTTGTGGCCTTAGCGAAGAGCCAAAAAATTTATTACATAAACCCTCTGCCGATGTCCTTTTTCAATCTGCAGCTGAAGTGATGGGAAAAGAACTTCTAGCTATCATATTAACTGGAATGGGGCGTGATGGCGCTGATGGTGGGAAAACTGTTCGGACACGTGGTGGTATGGTTTTAGCTGAGAGTAAAAGTTCATGTGTAGTATATGGTATGCCCAAAGCGGCAATAGAGGCTAGAACTGCAAACTTTGAATTTGATTTACAAGATATGGCCGCTGCTATTAATAAAATTGTGACTGGGAAGTTAATTAGCTAG
- a CDS encoding chemotaxis protein, whose product MAIYIAKSKKEERMLQIGSNKFELVDFRLKDYPVGADMSHPNAYEGIYGINIAKVREINKISQFTKMPNSHECIEGLLELREEAIPIVNLAKYLGYQNHALRPTDNIIICEFNSLVTGFVVHQAMRIRRISWEAILPPTRLIGREGGCVTGMHKLAKGPDNERDLMLLILDFEKIVAEINGETYALNKFSEDKQNNRIQGNTDETRTVLVVDDSLTARTQVELFLTQHGYRVITATDGEEGLFTLQALLDQAKKDGRDVTDLVQVVVSDVEMPRMDGHAFTQEIKKDPKLSSIPVIMHTSLSGRANQDAVKSLADEYVVKFNGDALIATVNRVWRKLMDRKETDRTNGMNESDDLDAAS is encoded by the coding sequence ATGGCAATTTACATCGCCAAAAGCAAAAAAGAAGAAAGAATGCTTCAAATAGGAAGTAACAAGTTTGAGCTTGTTGACTTTAGATTGAAGGACTACCCTGTCGGCGCAGATATGTCACATCCGAATGCGTATGAAGGTATTTACGGAATAAATATTGCTAAGGTAAGAGAGATAAATAAAATTAGCCAATTTACCAAAATGCCAAACTCCCACGAATGTATAGAAGGTCTTCTAGAACTGAGAGAAGAAGCTATTCCTATTGTAAACTTAGCTAAATATTTAGGTTATCAGAATCACGCACTAAGACCAACAGATAATATCATTATCTGTGAATTTAACAGTCTCGTAACTGGGTTTGTCGTGCATCAAGCAATGCGCATCCGGCGAATCTCTTGGGAAGCAATTTTACCTCCTACCAGATTGATTGGACGTGAAGGTGGTTGTGTAACTGGAATGCATAAATTAGCAAAAGGTCCAGATAATGAGAGAGACCTAATGTTACTTATTTTAGACTTTGAAAAAATAGTTGCTGAGATTAATGGTGAAACTTATGCCTTGAATAAATTCTCAGAAGATAAACAAAACAATAGAATTCAAGGTAACACAGATGAAACAAGAACTGTGTTGGTGGTTGATGATAGTTTAACTGCAAGAACGCAAGTTGAGCTCTTCTTAACTCAACATGGGTATAGAGTCATTACGGCAACAGATGGAGAAGAAGGATTATTCACGCTTCAAGCTCTTTTAGATCAGGCAAAAAAAGATGGTCGAGATGTAACAGATTTAGTGCAAGTCGTTGTATCTGACGTGGAAATGCCAAGAATGGATGGACATGCATTTACCCAAGAAATTAAAAAAGATCCAAAATTAAGTTCAATTCCTGTGATAATGCATACATCTCTTTCTGGACGAGCAAATCAAGATGCTGTGAAATCTTTAGCTGATGAATATGTTGTGAAATTTAATGGTGATGCGCTTATTGCAACAGTAAATCGTGTTTGGCGGAAATTAATGGATAGAAAAGAAACAGATAGAACAAATGGTATGAATGAATCTGATGATTTAGATGCAGCCTCATAA
- a CDS encoding chemotaxis protein CheA, producing MSYNEEQMQEIFFQEMREVFEHIDSCILVLEKTPGDLEIIKNLFREVHTLKGSSGVFGLREIADLTHHAEDLLDRMREGKLDPTEEVFSALLRCFDRLKEMMDAAQKKQNLASFDNSDIVRQLCDFKEITGEQLQEKVAAGEVAPPPTQENIKPGECPFHISITGADQFFLTGIDPITLVLNCRDISSGTFSLFTNASRIPALTEIEPERCYFEFTFNFVSMAEFKTVQDIFEFAIGSSNVKIEMDGMAGGNKAGGAAPASAPAAAKPAAPAAAAATPAAATPATPAAAAKPATPAAGKPGAPAAAKQDAAHGGNDANDFVRLKKEKLDQLMNLVGELITVKNLFVHLANRLEEVLPENEITKGFKEGTGHVTRLSARLQESVMNARMVPVGSVFTKYTRLVRDVAKKLNKKVNLVIEGEETELDKTVSEAISDPIMHLIRNSIDHGIENSDTRKERGKSDTGTLLLKAGYEGNNVKIVVRDDGNGIDLDRVKNKAVNLGIVTQEQADMLSKKDIIEFIFHSGFSTAAEITDVSGRGVGMDVVRNNIRKSSGSIFVDTNPGQGTEFKIILPLSLAVIEALLIGVDGETYALPQEVITETVRAEKKDVVNLNNQPSINLRGEVIPLLRLNEVVNLRASILDKFIQQEKKRLNQNDEDNSDTQSNQKEKDDGLTNPVVIVQIDGLKVGILVDVLYWQEQIMIKPLGGFLANIPVFTGACIMGNGSVVLVLEPKELYYAACHTEDKAAA from the coding sequence GTGAGTTATAATGAAGAACAAATGCAGGAAATATTCTTCCAAGAAATGCGAGAAGTATTTGAGCATATTGACAGCTGTATTCTCGTTCTTGAAAAAACTCCTGGTGATTTAGAAATAATTAAAAATTTATTTAGAGAAGTACATACTTTAAAAGGCTCAAGTGGTGTATTTGGATTAAGAGAAATTGCAGATCTAACACATCATGCTGAAGACCTTTTGGATCGTATGCGGGAAGGTAAATTAGACCCTACCGAAGAAGTATTTTCCGCTTTGTTACGTTGTTTTGATAGATTAAAAGAAATGATGGATGCAGCACAAAAGAAACAAAATTTAGCATCCTTTGACAATTCAGACATTGTAAGACAATTATGTGACTTTAAAGAAATTACTGGTGAACAATTACAAGAAAAAGTTGCTGCAGGTGAAGTTGCACCTCCTCCAACTCAAGAAAACATAAAACCCGGTGAATGTCCTTTTCATATTTCAATTACTGGTGCGGATCAATTTTTCTTAACAGGAATAGATCCAATAACATTAGTATTAAATTGTCGTGATATTTCATCTGGTACTTTTTCTCTATTTACAAATGCATCTAGAATTCCTGCATTAACAGAAATTGAGCCAGAACGTTGTTACTTTGAATTTACGTTTAATTTTGTTTCTATGGCTGAATTTAAAACCGTACAAGATATTTTTGAGTTTGCAATTGGTTCAAGTAACGTAAAAATAGAAATGGATGGTATGGCCGGCGGAAATAAAGCAGGAGGTGCAGCTCCTGCCTCTGCACCAGCAGCAGCAAAACCAGCAGCACCAGCGGCAGCAGCAGCAACTCCAGCAGCAGCAACTCCAGCAACACCAGCAGCGGCAGCAAAACCAGCTACCCCAGCAGCAGGAAAGCCAGGCGCTCCTGCCGCAGCTAAACAAGATGCTGCGCATGGTGGTAACGATGCAAATGACTTTGTCCGTTTAAAGAAAGAAAAACTAGATCAATTAATGAATTTAGTAGGTGAGTTAATCACTGTTAAAAACTTATTTGTTCACTTAGCAAATAGATTAGAAGAAGTTCTTCCTGAGAATGAAATTACTAAAGGATTTAAGGAAGGAACAGGTCACGTAACAAGACTATCTGCGCGCTTACAAGAAAGTGTAATGAACGCTCGAATGGTTCCTGTTGGAAGCGTCTTTACTAAATACACTCGTCTTGTAAGAGATGTTGCAAAAAAACTAAACAAAAAAGTAAATTTGGTTATAGAAGGTGAAGAAACAGAGTTAGATAAAACAGTAAGTGAAGCAATTTCCGATCCTATTATGCACTTAATACGAAACTCAATAGATCATGGCATTGAAAATTCAGACACACGAAAAGAACGTGGAAAGTCAGATACTGGTACTTTATTGCTAAAAGCAGGATACGAAGGAAACAACGTAAAAATTGTTGTAAGAGATGATGGTAACGGGATAGATTTAGATAGAGTTAAAAATAAAGCTGTTAACTTAGGTATTGTTACTCAAGAACAAGCTGACATGCTTAGTAAAAAAGATATTATTGAATTTATTTTCCATAGTGGGTTTTCAACTGCAGCTGAAATTACAGATGTAAGTGGCCGTGGTGTTGGAATGGATGTTGTACGTAACAACATTAGAAAGTCTAGTGGTTCCATATTTGTTGATACCAATCCAGGGCAAGGAACCGAATTTAAAATTATTTTGCCATTGAGTTTAGCAGTAATTGAAGCTCTATTAATTGGAGTTGATGGTGAAACTTATGCTCTTCCGCAAGAAGTAATTACTGAAACAGTAAGAGCAGAGAAAAAAGATGTTGTTAACTTAAATAATCAACCAAGTATTAACTTACGTGGGGAGGTTATTCCTCTCTTAAGACTAAATGAAGTTGTTAATTTAAGAGCGTCTATTTTAGATAAATTTATTCAGCAAGAAAAGAAGCGCCTTAATCAAAATGATGAAGATAATTCTGATACACAATCAAATCAAAAAGAAAAAGACGATGGTTTAACAAATCCTGTTGTGATTGTGCAAATTGATGGCTTAAAAGTAGGGATTTTAGTTGATGTTTTATACTGGCAAGAACAAATTATGATCAAACCTTTAGGAGGTTTCCTTGCGAATATCCCTGTATTTACTGGGGCTTGTATAATGGGTAATGGTTCTGTGGTCTTAGTTTTAGAGCCTAAAGAACTTTATTATGCAGCTTGTCATACCGAAGATAAAGCAGCGGCTTGA
- a CDS encoding STAS domain-containing protein: protein MTILTFENNTFKLSGKLTIYKVSELKNKLLEAYNKETKKDADFFLDLSAVEAIDAAVLQLLISLKLLIKNGKGNLKLKVSTQTFDSLLDLFGMPADTFPKAA from the coding sequence ATGACGATTCTTACTTTTGAAAATAATACATTTAAACTTTCAGGGAAACTGACAATATATAAAGTTTCAGAATTGAAAAATAAATTACTCGAAGCATATAATAAAGAAACGAAAAAAGATGCAGATTTTTTTCTAGATTTATCCGCTGTTGAGGCAATAGATGCCGCAGTATTACAATTATTAATATCTCTAAAATTGCTAATTAAAAATGGTAAAGGAAATTTAAAATTAAAAGTCAGTACGCAAACATTTGATTCATTACTGGATTTATTTGGAATGCCTGCTGATACTTTTCCAAAAGCTGCATAA
- a CDS encoding chemotaxis protein CheW: protein MSDAGASGKSGGGAKLDALYKLKHDTSGVRKRITPKIETYKLIGFKLNEEEFVIEIERVKEIVKVPLVTRVSKAPNFVEGVANLRGDILQIVNFHKIMGLDNLPISERSRIIVLDDKNVLAAIIVDSVSEVIEVEKEAVQATPDIVAGERSKFLKGIIKPHKHRNILWLDCGAIYSEFSAQNEKSNAA, encoded by the coding sequence ATGTCTGATGCTGGAGCTTCTGGAAAAAGTGGTGGTGGTGCTAAATTAGATGCTTTATATAAATTAAAGCATGATACTTCTGGTGTAAGAAAAAGAATCACTCCTAAAATTGAAACATATAAATTAATTGGTTTTAAATTAAATGAAGAAGAATTCGTAATTGAAATAGAACGAGTTAAAGAGATTGTGAAAGTACCATTGGTAACAAGAGTTTCAAAAGCACCAAATTTTGTTGAAGGTGTTGCAAATTTACGCGGAGATATCTTACAAATTGTCAATTTTCACAAAATAATGGGGCTTGATAATTTACCAATTTCTGAAAGAAGCAGAATTATTGTTCTCGATGATAAAAACGTTTTAGCTGCAATTATTGTTGATTCTGTTAGTGAAGTTATTGAAGTGGAAAAAGAAGCAGTTCAAGCAACACCAGACATTGTTGCAGGGGAACGCTCAAAGTTTCTGAAAGGAATTATAAAACCGCATAAACATAGAAATATATTATGGCTTGATTGTGGAGCGATTTATTCTGAGTTTAGTGCGCAAAATGAGAAATCAAATGCTGCATAA
- a CDS encoding response regulator: MAKKILIVDDSRTIRQQVGFTLSKEGFEVVEAEDGQDGINKLQGTPDISMIISDVNMPNMGGLEMIEAIRKIEQFKFIPIIMLTTESSGDKVERAKKAGASGWLVKPFNPEQLVGAVKKLAR; the protein is encoded by the coding sequence ATGGCCAAGAAAATACTCATCGTTGATGACTCTCGCACGATTCGGCAGCAGGTGGGCTTTACCTTGTCTAAGGAAGGTTTCGAAGTTGTAGAGGCTGAAGACGGTCAAGACGGAATTAATAAACTACAAGGCACACCAGATATCAGCATGATTATTTCTGATGTGAACATGCCAAATATGGGCGGACTTGAAATGATTGAGGCCATCCGGAAAATTGAGCAGTTTAAGTTTATTCCAATTATCATGCTCACTACTGAAAGTAGTGGCGATAAAGTTGAACGGGCAAAAAAAGCGGGTGCTAGTGGTTGGCTAGTTAAACCCTTTAATCCTGAACAGCTTGTAGGTGCTGTTAAAAAACTCGCACGATAA
- a CDS encoding YhbY family RNA-binding protein translates to MANDKKVHNFTEKLSSEQKAKLKGLAHHIKPVVQVGSQGFSENVLKEINLALDKHELIKVQLPSNSDASTKKNEQTELENVLQNFSHVIGRIGRSVILYKEKDPKDAKIVLKKL, encoded by the coding sequence ATGGCTAATGATAAAAAAGTCCATAATTTTACTGAAAAACTTTCAAGCGAACAGAAAGCCAAGTTGAAGGGTTTAGCTCATCATATTAAACCCGTAGTCCAAGTAGGTTCCCAAGGATTTTCCGAAAATGTATTGAAAGAAATAAATTTAGCTTTGGACAAACATGAATTAATTAAAGTGCAACTACCAAGTAACAGCGATGCCTCAACCAAAAAAAACGAACAAACTGAATTGGAAAATGTGCTTCAAAATTTCTCTCATGTTATAGGAAGGATTGGAAGAAGTGTCATCCTGTATAAGGAAAAGGACCCGAAAGATGCCAAAATAGTCCTAAAAAAACTTTAA
- the folE gene encoding GTP cyclohydrolase I FolE, which translates to MSPYFKKAVSANNISAEKATEAVRILLQYIGEDPNREGLKETPDRFCRALLEMTEGYSIQPEEILSTTFETDSDEMVLVRNIEFNSMCEHHLLSFSGVAHIAYIPSNGRIVGLSKLARIVDVYAQRLQVQERLTQQVANAINKYLKPQGVAVVFEGQHSCMCVRGVKKQSSHMITSAMHGQFRDSLASRNEFMSLIQK; encoded by the coding sequence ATGAGTCCCTATTTTAAAAAAGCTGTAAGTGCAAACAACATTAGTGCTGAAAAAGCTACGGAGGCTGTTCGTATTTTGCTCCAGTATATTGGGGAAGATCCTAACAGAGAAGGTCTAAAAGAAACCCCTGATCGTTTTTGTCGAGCACTTTTAGAAATGACTGAAGGCTATTCTATTCAACCTGAAGAAATATTATCAACAACCTTTGAAACCGACTCAGATGAAATGGTATTAGTGCGCAATATTGAATTTAACTCAATGTGTGAACATCACTTACTAAGTTTTTCTGGTGTGGCTCATATTGCTTATATTCCAAGTAACGGCAGAATTGTTGGCCTCTCAAAATTAGCTCGCATAGTAGATGTCTACGCCCAAAGACTACAAGTACAAGAAAGACTTACTCAACAAGTAGCTAATGCTATTAATAAATATTTAAAACCTCAAGGGGTTGCTGTCGTATTTGAAGGACAACACAGCTGTATGTGTGTTAGAGGAGTAAAAAAACAAAGCTCCCATATGATCACAAGTGCAATGCATGGTCAATTTCGTGATTCTCTAGCTTCCCGAAATGAATTTATGTCTTTAATTCAAAAATAA
- a CDS encoding peptide ABC transporter substrate-binding protein, producing MLNQFKKIFVFASLSSGFQFNSYSAIVPPGTKLSSVQVLNKDNSSEPSSLDPSHCRDNLGANIIFDLFEGLVIDDANGVIVPAGAIDWKVSADGLKYTFYLRKNAKWSDGSPVTANDFVYSFRRFVDPKTAAEMAYLASVIKNAQNINEGKQKPETLGVKAIDQYTLEITLETPVKYFLSLLTGSNFVPLKKEIIEKYKNNWTNPNKMVSNGAYKLTAWNVGEKTTLEKNSHYWDSKNTIIKQVNNFVVQDKTASLRMYEAGQLDWTYGVPPGMFQNLKIKYPKEMRSYPSLSVGYLTFNTTKPPFDNKKLREALSIIINREHFTKFISGKNERPIFDFPPYGIANYNQFVPAWANFSEQQVKEKAKKLYQEAGYSKDKPAVIKFTYSTNETDKKYATALASIWNKELGVKTEMFSEEWKIHLANLSNKNFEITLQLWSADYNDAQNFLGLLESNNVQNVGGFKNAKFDAIMHQAEKESDQNKRKKLLEEASKVAMDEFPVSPIYSSTNSRLIKNYVQGANFHNPQDNYRSKEFYIVEHDKKS from the coding sequence ATGCTCAATCAATTTAAAAAAATATTTGTGTTCGCATCACTTAGTTCCGGATTTCAATTCAATTCTTATTCAGCAATCGTTCCTCCAGGTACAAAACTTTCTTCCGTTCAGGTATTAAACAAGGACAATTCTAGCGAACCTTCCTCATTAGATCCCTCACACTGTAGGGATAATTTGGGAGCAAATATTATTTTTGATTTATTTGAAGGTTTAGTGATTGATGATGCGAATGGAGTAATTGTACCTGCTGGTGCCATTGATTGGAAAGTTAGTGCTGATGGATTAAAATACACTTTTTATCTTAGAAAAAATGCTAAATGGTCAGATGGTTCACCCGTTACAGCTAATGACTTTGTTTATAGTTTTAGACGTTTTGTAGATCCTAAAACGGCTGCAGAAATGGCTTATCTTGCTTCTGTGATAAAAAATGCACAAAACATCAATGAGGGTAAACAAAAACCAGAAACTCTTGGTGTCAAAGCCATCGATCAGTATACCTTGGAGATAACCTTAGAAACTCCCGTAAAATATTTTTTAAGTTTACTTACTGGATCAAATTTTGTTCCACTAAAAAAAGAAATTATAGAAAAATATAAAAACAATTGGACCAATCCAAATAAAATGGTCAGTAACGGAGCTTATAAACTAACTGCATGGAACGTTGGTGAGAAAACTACATTAGAAAAAAACTCTCATTATTGGGATAGCAAAAATACAATTATAAAACAGGTTAATAATTTCGTAGTACAAGATAAAACAGCTTCACTTAGAATGTATGAAGCAGGCCAATTAGACTGGACTTATGGAGTCCCGCCCGGTATGTTTCAAAATTTAAAAATTAAATATCCTAAAGAGATGCGCAGCTATCCATCCTTAAGTGTAGGTTATTTAACTTTTAATACAACAAAACCTCCATTTGATAATAAAAAGTTAAGAGAAGCTCTTTCTATTATTATAAATCGTGAACATTTTACAAAATTTATTTCTGGGAAAAATGAAAGACCAATTTTTGATTTTCCACCATATGGAATTGCAAATTATAACCAATTTGTTCCTGCATGGGCAAATTTTTCTGAACAACAAGTCAAGGAAAAAGCTAAAAAATTATATCAAGAAGCCGGTTATTCAAAAGACAAACCTGCAGTGATAAAATTTACTTATAGCACTAACGAAACAGATAAAAAATATGCAACAGCATTAGCCTCTATTTGGAATAAAGAACTAGGTGTAAAAACAGAAATGTTTAGTGAAGAATGGAAAATTCACTTAGCTAATTTATCAAACAAAAATTTTGAAATAACACTTCAATTATGGAGTGCCGATTACAATGACGCGCAAAACTTTTTAGGTTTACTTGAAAGTAACAACGTACAAAATGTTGGTGGCTTTAAAAATGCGAAATTTGATGCAATTATGCACCAAGCTGAAAAAGAAAGTGATCAAAACAAAAGAAAAAAATTACTAGAAGAAGCAAGTAAAGTAGCTATGGATGAGTTTCCTGTTTCACCAATTTACTCTAGCACTAACAGCAGATTGATAAAAAATTATGTTCAAGGAGCAAATTTTCATAATCCGCAAGATAATTACAGAAGTAAAGAATTTTATATTGTTGAGCATGATAAAAAAAGTTAA
- the dapF gene encoding diaminopimelate epimerase: MSFHENITFEKYHGAGNDFIFIAHDVLSSFSNLEDLKNFAFRFCNRNTGIGADGIVFYKFLSNTNSLNKIEILIINSDGSIPETCGNALRCLGLKLIKDEIWNGNILFPVNYIYPTCLENFSEVKFLQLTQPFAILKSAQFSNSNKVANVQVGMGKEQIVTETKFTKNNSIQIALEADPIFVQLANPHWVFLSQDFDKFSNKEFVQFGEFAQNSLRENVVNYSVPKANIGMLWQKPNNEYSLVVYERGAGLTQCCGSGGVAARIALEKLGKIEKNTELVSLKMPGGLIQISSQMSIPQFSEQRLLIGPAEFVYNGTI, from the coding sequence ATGAGTTTTCATGAAAATATTACGTTTGAAAAATATCATGGAGCAGGAAACGATTTCATTTTTATTGCGCATGATGTTCTTTCCTCATTTAGTAATTTAGAAGATTTAAAAAACTTTGCCTTTCGCTTCTGTAACAGAAATACAGGAATTGGAGCTGATGGAATTGTTTTTTATAAATTTTTATCAAATACAAATTCTTTAAATAAAATTGAAATTCTAATTATCAATTCTGACGGCAGCATTCCAGAAACTTGTGGGAATGCATTACGTTGTCTTGGATTAAAATTAATTAAAGATGAAATCTGGAATGGAAACATATTGTTTCCCGTAAATTATATTTATCCAACATGTCTTGAAAATTTTTCTGAGGTCAAATTCCTCCAACTAACTCAACCTTTTGCCATTTTAAAATCGGCTCAATTTTCAAATTCCAACAAAGTTGCAAATGTTCAAGTGGGAATGGGAAAAGAACAAATTGTTACAGAAACAAAATTTACGAAAAATAATAGTATACAAATTGCATTAGAGGCTGATCCTATCTTTGTGCAGCTTGCGAACCCCCATTGGGTATTTTTATCTCAAGATTTCGACAAATTTAGTAACAAAGAATTTGTTCAATTTGGAGAATTCGCACAAAATTCTTTGCGCGAAAATGTAGTTAATTATTCTGTTCCAAAAGCCAATATTGGAATGCTTTGGCAAAAACCAAACAATGAGTATAGTTTAGTTGTCTATGAGCGTGGAGCTGGATTGACTCAATGTTGTGGTTCAGGCGGTGTTGCTGCAAGAATAGCTCTAGAAAAATTAGGAAAAATTGAGAAGAATACTGAGCTTGTTTCTTTAAAAATGCCAGGAGGTTTAATCCAAATTTCTTCTCAAATGTCTATCCCTCAATTTTCTGAACAAAGACTTTTAATTGGGCCAGCAGAATTTGTTTATAACGGAACAATTTAA
- a CDS encoding 2Fe-2S iron-sulfur cluster-binding protein, producing the protein MPILSIKTDKKNINVEVGASIIDVCENEETSILFGCRDGACGACMIKVVDNPSNLSKMEDHEKDFLETMAAREDERLACQCKVLGDVTIEVSE; encoded by the coding sequence ATGCCAATTCTCTCAATAAAAACAGATAAAAAAAATATAAATGTTGAAGTAGGAGCATCTATTATCGATGTTTGTGAAAATGAAGAAACAAGTATTTTATTTGGATGCCGTGACGGTGCTTGTGGTGCTTGCATGATAAAAGTAGTTGATAATCCTTCGAATTTAAGCAAAATGGAAGATCATGAAAAGGACTTTCTGGAAACTATGGCGGCAAGAGAAGATGAACGTTTGGCTTGCCAATGTAAAGTTTTAGGTGATGTTACTATAGAAGTGTCCGAATAA